Proteins from a single region of Stappia sp. ES.058:
- a CDS encoding WD40 repeat domain-containing protein encodes MKHLAPISGIACLKGRYVATAGYDDQLILWDGLSRIAIQRAYHDHLANQCAFSPDGKFLASASSDYTARLYDVPTMRLRTVFDGHEDDIEMIAFSGDGTKVATCSRDSTLRVFALDGTCLSIMRGHEADVISVGFAPGDAEIISSSDDATVRRWSVETGKELSRVAFDDVETDALAITPDGLVIAGNDEGQILTIDGDDVQTVQAHDAGIKRLVYDAEGQRLVSLSYDRKMCLWSLQGSELVLSTTAALPDVVWPRSCAFFDDNTIVFATFGSTFAIYDIAEDSWDVDGIDPSISINAVLPARGGVWTIGDAGILKRDGIVAGETGSLCNFLVDLDGRIVSGGQMGRIFNAESGAVLHQHRSPLNCGAAFVKDGLPHVAIGAYTGEIVVLCADSGEIRHVASIPVHRNAIKGIASDGERLFTVAADCSAALTRISDFETETIWEDGHDKIANGCATLGSGAFVSISRDLCLRIWSRDGAIGHRSPHVNSIKCVATDGRYVATGSYGGVVAVFDLDTGRWVLNRRLTGAGLSCLVATRQPGAFLVSAYDGEVYSVDIPAADAARAA; translated from the coding sequence ATGAAGCATCTTGCCCCGATCAGCGGCATTGCCTGCCTCAAGGGTCGCTATGTCGCTACCGCCGGTTATGACGACCAGCTCATCCTCTGGGACGGGCTGTCCCGGATCGCCATCCAGCGCGCCTATCACGATCATCTCGCCAACCAATGCGCATTCAGCCCCGACGGCAAATTCCTCGCCAGCGCCAGCAGCGACTATACGGCGCGTCTCTACGACGTGCCGACCATGCGCTTGCGCACCGTTTTCGACGGGCATGAAGACGACATCGAGATGATCGCCTTTTCCGGCGACGGCACGAAGGTCGCGACGTGCTCACGCGACAGCACGCTGCGCGTCTTCGCGCTCGACGGCACCTGCCTGTCAATCATGCGCGGACACGAAGCGGACGTGATTTCCGTCGGCTTCGCGCCGGGAGACGCGGAAATCATTTCAAGCAGCGACGATGCAACGGTTCGCCGCTGGTCGGTGGAAACCGGCAAGGAGCTCTCGAGGGTTGCCTTCGACGACGTGGAAACCGATGCGCTGGCGATCACGCCCGACGGACTCGTCATCGCCGGCAATGACGAGGGGCAGATTCTCACCATTGACGGCGACGACGTCCAGACCGTTCAGGCCCATGACGCCGGAATCAAGCGACTCGTCTATGACGCGGAAGGACAGCGGCTGGTAAGCCTGAGCTACGACCGCAAGATGTGCCTGTGGTCGCTGCAGGGATCCGAACTCGTGCTGTCGACGACCGCGGCCTTGCCCGATGTGGTCTGGCCGCGCTCCTGCGCCTTCTTCGATGACAACACCATCGTTTTCGCCACCTTCGGCTCGACGTTCGCCATCTACGATATCGCCGAAGACAGCTGGGATGTGGACGGCATCGACCCGTCGATCAGCATCAACGCGGTGCTGCCGGCACGCGGCGGCGTATGGACCATCGGCGATGCCGGCATTCTGAAGCGGGATGGTATCGTGGCCGGCGAAACCGGAAGCCTGTGCAACTTCCTTGTGGACCTCGACGGACGCATCGTGTCGGGAGGCCAGATGGGCCGGATCTTCAACGCGGAGAGTGGGGCCGTGCTGCATCAGCACCGCTCGCCGCTCAACTGCGGCGCGGCTTTCGTCAAGGACGGTCTGCCGCATGTCGCGATCGGCGCCTATACCGGCGAGATTGTCGTTCTTTGCGCAGACAGCGGTGAGATCCGACATGTCGCGTCAATTCCGGTTCACCGCAACGCCATCAAGGGCATCGCCAGCGACGGTGAGCGGCTTTTCACCGTCGCGGCCGATTGTTCCGCCGCGTTGACGCGGATCTCCGACTTCGAGACCGAGACGATCTGGGAAGACGGTCATGACAAGATTGCCAATGGCTGCGCGACACTGGGATCGGGAGCTTTCGTCAGTATCAGCCGCGACCTGTGCCTCAGGATCTGGTCGCGCGATGGCGCGATCGGCCACCGCTCGCCGCATGTCAATTCAATCAAGTGCGTGGCAACCGACGGACGCTATGTCGCCACCGGAAGCTATGGCGGCGTGGTTGCGGTCTTCGATCTCGACACCGGCCGCTGGGTGCTGAACCGCCGCCTGACCGGCGCAGGCCTGTCCTGCCTCGTCGCAACACGGCAGCCGGGGGCGTTTCTGGTGAGCGCCTATGATGGCGAGGTCTACAGCGTCGACATTCCCGCAGCCGATGCGGCCAGGGCGGCCTGA
- a CDS encoding TRAP transporter substrate-binding protein, with protein MTTTLLNAGARVLAIFCGLVAGTAAAQDVTLRVHQFLPLQAAIPARAIAPWIEAVETQSNGRIKVEHYPSMQLGGAPPALYDQAKDGVVDIIWTVLGYTPGRFPRTEAFELPFLVTNAEATSRAFHEFVEAHAMEEFAGVKPVALHVHGPGVLHVKGDGVKTLEDMKGLKLRGPTRIVTRLLDKLGATAIGMPVPAVPEAVSKGVIDGAVIPWEVTLPLKMTELVNTHTKFDDPRGLYTATFVFAMNQGSYDALPDDLKAVIDANSGPDTAAMFGRAMDEVDAIGEKKAEESGNTIITISAEETARWKEAAQPIVAEWIAEMNDKGLDGQALAGAARALVDSNTAK; from the coding sequence ATGACGACGACACTGTTGAACGCGGGTGCAAGGGTCCTCGCAATCTTCTGCGGGCTGGTGGCCGGCACGGCCGCCGCGCAGGACGTGACGCTGCGCGTCCATCAGTTCCTGCCGTTGCAGGCAGCGATCCCGGCGCGGGCCATCGCCCCGTGGATCGAAGCGGTGGAAACGCAATCGAATGGCCGCATCAAGGTGGAGCACTATCCCTCGATGCAGTTGGGCGGAGCTCCTCCGGCCCTCTACGACCAGGCGAAGGACGGCGTGGTCGACATCATTTGGACCGTTCTCGGCTATACGCCGGGCCGCTTCCCGCGCACGGAAGCCTTCGAGCTTCCGTTTCTGGTCACCAATGCCGAAGCAACGTCGAGGGCATTTCACGAATTCGTCGAAGCCCATGCCATGGAGGAATTCGCCGGTGTAAAACCCGTTGCGCTGCATGTGCACGGCCCCGGCGTGCTGCATGTGAAAGGTGATGGCGTCAAAACGCTTGAAGACATGAAGGGCCTCAAGCTGCGCGGACCGACGCGCATCGTCACCCGCCTTCTGGACAAGCTCGGTGCGACCGCCATCGGCATGCCGGTTCCGGCCGTTCCGGAAGCTGTGTCCAAGGGCGTGATCGACGGCGCTGTCATTCCCTGGGAGGTCACGCTGCCGCTCAAGATGACCGAACTGGTGAACACCCACACAAAGTTCGACGACCCGCGCGGCCTCTACACCGCGACCTTTGTCTTCGCCATGAACCAGGGCAGCTACGACGCGCTTCCCGACGATCTCAAGGCGGTTATCGACGCCAACTCCGGACCGGATACGGCGGCGATGTTCGGGCGCGCGATGGACGAGGTCGACGCGATCGGCGAGAAGAAGGCAGAGGAAAGCGGCAACACCATCATCACGATCAGCGCGGAAGAGACCGCGCGCTGGAAGGAAGCCGCGCAGCCCATCGTCGCGGAATGGATCGCGGAAATGAACGACAAGGGTCTGGATGGCCAGGCGCTGGCTGGCGCCGCGCGCGCTCTTGTCGACAGCAACACCGCCAAATGA
- a CDS encoding PLP-dependent cysteine synthase family protein, translated as MPATQTRPVHRTSDQDTGDQNTGDQDAGDRANLLARHPALAAFAARLGNTPVVCLPRIPGEARIIAKCEWFNPTGSIKDRTAFALICDLLLREPNPIRVLEYSGGNLAVSLSRLCADLGLANTLIMASFMPPAAIAEMRDLGTKVHIVDKALGFWAVMEAAYRMAERHADWSFLHQHVNRANLRIHETGTGAEFARQLQDIDDWGISSVDAFVASIGTGGTLVGVHSALRRIYPQVRMVAVTPAELPYASEAPPNGLPKYAGSGGLGSGRKQPFVADHESRLARKLTVRFPDSLAGIRLLNAQCGLRIGSSAGANWLAARKLARELGPDTVVATVFPSAATPSEWRAANALDKQDIANAAVLDENGEEAAP; from the coding sequence ATGCCAGCCACACAGACACGCCCGGTCCATCGGACCAGCGACCAAGACACCGGGGACCAAAACACTGGCGACCAAGACGCTGGCGACCGTGCCAATCTCCTGGCGCGGCACCCGGCGCTTGCCGCCTTCGCCGCCCGGCTCGGCAATACCCCGGTCGTTTGCCTGCCCCGCATCCCCGGCGAGGCGCGCATCATCGCCAAATGCGAATGGTTCAATCCAACCGGATCGATCAAGGACCGAACCGCCTTTGCGTTGATCTGCGATCTCCTGTTGCGGGAGCCGAACCCCATACGGGTTCTGGAATACAGCGGCGGAAACCTGGCCGTGTCGCTCTCGCGGCTGTGCGCGGACCTGGGCCTGGCGAACACGCTGATCATGGCGTCTTTCATGCCGCCGGCCGCAATCGCGGAGATGCGCGACCTCGGGACAAAGGTCCACATCGTCGACAAGGCCCTCGGGTTCTGGGCGGTGATGGAAGCCGCATACCGCATGGCTGAACGCCATGCCGACTGGTCGTTTCTCCACCAGCACGTGAACCGCGCGAACCTGAGGATCCATGAGACCGGCACTGGTGCGGAGTTCGCCCGGCAGCTGCAAGATATTGACGATTGGGGGATTTCTTCCGTCGACGCCTTTGTCGCCTCGATCGGCACCGGAGGAACGCTCGTCGGCGTTCATTCGGCGCTCCGGAGGATTTATCCGCAGGTGAGGATGGTCGCCGTCACTCCGGCCGAATTGCCCTATGCCAGCGAAGCCCCGCCCAACGGATTGCCGAAATACGCCGGCTCAGGCGGACTGGGCAGCGGGCGCAAGCAGCCGTTCGTCGCCGATCACGAAAGCCGGCTCGCCCGCAAACTGACCGTACGCTTTCCCGATTCCCTCGCCGGAATCCGTCTTCTCAACGCCCAGTGCGGACTGCGCATCGGATCTTCAGCAGGCGCGAACTGGCTGGCCGCGCGAAAGCTCGCGCGCGAACTCGGTCCCGATACCGTGGTCGCCACCGTTTTTCCCAGCGCGGCAACGCCCTCCGAGTGGAGGGCTGCCAATGCGCTCGACAAGCAAGACATCGCCAATGCCGCGGTGCTGGACGAAAACGGTGAGGAGGCCGCCCCATGA
- a CDS encoding SUMF1/EgtB/PvdO family nonheme iron enzyme produces the protein MTAPQTSLLRTVDDAAPPFRPLAPLAHPTSASDRAAMGYPDAFVAARLPDHLSLAEGFMSSSRQDLLDIIADPARDLADRLGAATRLNMLGDPRVVSEIPEMIEVAGGEVPVGLDPDQVDDVISRFDDLFLERSWIEKECPRHLRRLARHRIARYPVTNREYRDFLQDSGYGELPTSWPLGRYPSDRGNHPVYTVTAEAAATYALWLAQRTGRKFRLPDEAEWEHAAGGPQALEFPWGQTFNSECANTIESGLLTSVPIGIYPQGRSPFGLDDMAGNVEEYVAGHYAPYPGGTEIADDLALVWPAGYAVARGGGFSRFRDLARCRRRHGLYPRPLYAIGFRLAEDVS, from the coding sequence ATGACCGCGCCACAGACCTCCCTGTTGCGGACGGTCGATGACGCCGCTCCGCCGTTTCGGCCGCTTGCACCACTGGCGCATCCGACCTCGGCGAGCGACCGCGCGGCAATGGGCTATCCGGACGCCTTTGTCGCCGCCCGGCTTCCGGACCACTTGAGCCTGGCCGAAGGTTTCATGTCGTCGTCCAGGCAGGATCTGCTCGACATCATTGCGGATCCGGCCCGCGACCTCGCGGATCGTCTGGGCGCGGCGACACGGCTCAACATGCTTGGCGATCCGCGCGTCGTATCGGAGATACCGGAGATGATCGAAGTTGCGGGGGGCGAGGTACCTGTCGGTCTCGATCCGGATCAGGTCGATGACGTCATCTCGCGTTTCGACGACCTTTTCCTTGAACGGTCCTGGATCGAGAAGGAGTGCCCGCGCCATCTGCGCAGGCTGGCGCGGCACCGTATCGCCCGCTATCCGGTCACCAACCGCGAGTATCGTGATTTTCTACAAGACAGCGGCTATGGCGAGTTGCCGACGAGCTGGCCACTCGGCCGCTATCCATCGGATCGCGGCAATCACCCTGTTTACACCGTCACGGCGGAAGCAGCCGCCACCTATGCGCTATGGCTGGCGCAGCGTACCGGCCGCAAGTTCCGGCTTCCCGATGAGGCGGAATGGGAACACGCCGCCGGGGGGCCGCAGGCATTGGAATTCCCCTGGGGACAAACCTTCAATTCCGAGTGTGCCAATACGATCGAATCCGGTCTTTTGACCTCCGTGCCGATCGGCATCTATCCGCAGGGGCGCAGCCCGTTCGGACTCGACGACATGGCCGGAAATGTCGAGGAGTATGTCGCGGGACACTACGCTCCCTACCCTGGCGGGACCGAAATCGCCGACGATCTGGCGCTTGTCTGGCCGGCGGGCTACGCGGTGGCAAGAGGCGGCGGGTTCTCGCGGTTTCGCGACCTGGCGCGGTGCCGACGCCGCCACGGGCTTTATCCGCGCCCGCTCTATGCGATCGGATTTCGGCTGGCGGAGGATGTGTCGTGA
- a CDS encoding lysophospholipid acyltransferase family protein: MPDVSFDATRAPAPDAPPYLAVFARGETGRQARRYHLVETPSGFFKTALHDLLRRCPVWLAPLIARRLAPLSRFRYRRRIFARRIDFNLAELHPRAPLDAADLEAASRRWWTGAGEVLAEYATLERLRSAGRVEIEGWEAIRARLPIGTPVVFAAVHLGPFELVFEVVRNGLGRNIVATWQPEPSRHANEILSRLRVRYGCHIFPPGPRSARYLHRLVVGEGFDALLFVDEVRDRQIHLPAFGRDLPTRGNAVVAVKLALKTGAPLVPVHVVRIGPARYRFVASAPLDFDRDGANGDPVARGVAALDRHFAPIVRAHLEQWYMLRELRLPGFVAHIDKGPARDQ; this comes from the coding sequence GTGCCGGATGTTTCCTTTGACGCAACCCGCGCGCCGGCGCCCGACGCACCGCCATATCTTGCCGTCTTTGCGCGGGGAGAGACCGGTCGTCAGGCCCGTCGATACCACCTTGTCGAGACGCCGTCAGGTTTCTTCAAGACCGCTCTTCACGACCTTCTGCGCCGGTGCCCTGTGTGGCTCGCGCCGCTGATTGCCCGCCGTCTCGCGCCGCTGTCCCGTTTTCGGTACCGCCGGCGGATCTTTGCCCGCCGGATCGATTTCAATCTGGCCGAGCTTCATCCCCGGGCACCGCTTGATGCCGCGGATCTTGAGGCGGCCTCGCGCAGGTGGTGGACGGGAGCGGGCGAGGTCCTTGCCGAATATGCCACACTCGAACGGTTGCGTTCGGCCGGCCGGGTGGAGATCGAGGGCTGGGAGGCGATCCGCGCCCGGTTGCCCATCGGCACGCCCGTCGTGTTCGCCGCGGTGCATCTTGGGCCATTCGAGTTGGTATTCGAGGTCGTGCGCAATGGCCTGGGGCGAAACATCGTCGCGACCTGGCAACCGGAACCGTCACGCCATGCGAACGAGATCCTGTCGCGTCTGCGGGTCCGCTATGGCTGCCACATCTTTCCGCCGGGGCCACGGTCGGCGCGGTACCTGCACCGGCTCGTCGTCGGCGAGGGGTTTGATGCATTGCTGTTTGTCGACGAGGTGCGTGACCGGCAGATTCATCTCCCGGCGTTTGGCCGCGACCTGCCAACACGCGGAAACGCCGTCGTTGCGGTGAAGCTTGCGTTGAAAACCGGCGCGCCGCTGGTGCCCGTCCATGTGGTTCGCATCGGACCGGCCCGGTACCGGTTCGTGGCGTCAGCGCCACTCGATTTCGACCGCGACGGAGCGAACGGAGATCCGGTCGCGCGCGGTGTCGCGGCCCTCGACCGGCATTTCGCTCCCATCGTGCGCGCGCATCTGGAGCAATGGTACATGCTCCGCGAACTCAGGCTGCCGGGCTTCGTCGCTCATATCGACAAAGGGCCCGCCCGAGATCAATAA
- a CDS encoding TRAP transporter large permease produces MTSLEYGLWSIPILLLLIFLRLPIGLAMFVIGVIGTSLVTGSTVPVLAQLKSLVYSTFSNYSLSIVPLFLLMGQFATRGGMSRALFRAAETFVGHRRGGVAMAAVAACGGFGAICGSSLATAATMGQVALPEMRRAGYSGALSTACLAAGGTLGILIPPSVVLVIYAILTEQNIAKLFMAAFVPGILAAVGYMLTVSLYVRFRPDSAGHRDRASWSERGTALVAVWPVLIIFIAVIGGIYSGVFTPTEGAAVGAAGTGLVALWKGGLDRKGLVDSFLSTAASTGMIFFIVLGATVYNGFLAFSQLPQQSAAYVAGLGLSPWLVLVLILICYLIFGCIMDSLSMILLTIPIFFPIVSALDFGLPPEEFALWFGIIVLIVVEVGLITPPVGMNLFVINSMAPDIPLSQTFKGVMPFIASDIVRVAILVLFPSLTLFLVRWLY; encoded by the coding sequence GTGACGTCCCTCGAATACGGGCTCTGGTCGATCCCGATCCTGCTGCTCCTGATCTTTCTTCGATTGCCCATCGGACTTGCGATGTTCGTGATCGGCGTCATCGGAACAAGCCTGGTCACAGGCTCGACCGTGCCCGTTCTCGCGCAGCTGAAGTCGCTGGTCTACAGCACCTTTTCCAACTACTCGCTGTCGATCGTGCCGCTTTTCCTCTTGATGGGCCAGTTCGCCACCAGAGGCGGTATGTCGCGTGCGCTGTTTCGCGCGGCAGAGACCTTCGTCGGTCACCGCCGCGGCGGCGTCGCCATGGCGGCGGTGGCGGCATGTGGCGGATTCGGTGCGATCTGCGGCTCGTCGCTGGCGACAGCCGCCACAATGGGACAGGTGGCGCTGCCGGAAATGCGTAGAGCCGGTTACTCCGGCGCGCTGTCGACGGCCTGCCTTGCCGCAGGCGGAACGCTCGGCATCCTGATCCCGCCCTCCGTCGTCCTCGTCATCTACGCAATCCTGACGGAGCAGAATATCGCCAAGCTGTTCATGGCGGCCTTCGTGCCGGGCATTCTGGCGGCCGTCGGCTATATGCTCACCGTTTCGCTTTATGTCCGCTTTCGCCCCGACAGCGCCGGTCATCGCGACCGCGCCTCCTGGTCGGAGCGCGGAACAGCGCTTGTCGCCGTCTGGCCAGTCCTGATCATCTTCATCGCCGTGATCGGCGGCATTTATTCAGGTGTTTTCACCCCCACCGAAGGGGCGGCCGTCGGCGCGGCCGGAACAGGGCTCGTCGCCTTGTGGAAGGGGGGGCTAGACCGCAAGGGGCTCGTGGACTCCTTCCTGTCCACTGCCGCCTCGACCGGCATGATCTTCTTCATCGTGCTCGGCGCAACCGTCTACAACGGGTTCCTCGCCTTTTCCCAGTTGCCGCAACAGTCCGCTGCCTATGTCGCGGGTCTTGGCCTAAGTCCATGGCTGGTGCTGGTCCTGATCCTCATCTGTTATCTGATTTTCGGCTGCATCATGGATTCCCTGTCGATGATCCTGCTGACGATCCCGATCTTCTTTCCCATCGTTTCCGCCCTCGACTTCGGCCTGCCGCCGGAGGAATTCGCCCTTTGGTTCGGCATCATCGTGCTGATCGTCGTGGAGGTGGGGCTGATAACGCCACCGGTGGGCATGAACCTCTTCGTCATCAACTCGATGGCCCCGGACATCCCGCTCAGCCAGACGTTCAAGGGGGTAATGCCCTTCATCGCCAGCGACATCGTGCGCGTAGCAATCCTGGTGCTCTTTCCCTCGCTCACGCTCTTCCTGGTGCGCTGGCTTTATTGA
- the ribA gene encoding GTP cyclohydrolase II has protein sequence MTKPLSPTIACNAKAPDPPPSTGLRIVTAVPIHIGRGGGEGTFYAFDGLSDGKEHFAIGFPRRDRSAPPLVRVHSECMTGDVFGSMRCDCGDQLSEALELLGVEGGYLVYLRQEGRGIGLNAKLSAYLLQDQGLDTFAANRALNLPEDARDFSEAAAMLIALGAPVVRLITNNPDKQAQLAHAGIRIAERLPTAVHVNSHNLKYLRAKARLRQHAFALEGEDLTS, from the coding sequence ATGACGAAACCCTTGAGCCCGACGATTGCGTGCAATGCAAAAGCACCGGACCCGCCGCCATCCACAGGGCTTCGCATCGTGACGGCAGTGCCGATCCACATCGGGCGCGGCGGCGGCGAGGGCACCTTCTATGCGTTCGACGGCCTGAGCGACGGCAAGGAGCATTTCGCCATCGGTTTTCCGCGCCGGGACCGTTCCGCTCCGCCGCTGGTGCGGGTGCATTCCGAATGCATGACCGGCGACGTCTTCGGGTCGATGCGTTGCGACTGCGGCGATCAGCTGAGCGAAGCGCTGGAGCTGCTCGGGGTGGAGGGAGGATATCTTGTCTATCTGCGCCAGGAGGGTCGCGGCATCGGCCTCAATGCAAAATTGTCCGCCTATCTGCTTCAGGATCAGGGTCTCGACACATTCGCGGCCAACCGTGCGCTGAACCTTCCCGAGGACGCCCGCGACTTCTCAGAGGCCGCGGCGATGCTGATCGCGCTTGGCGCGCCGGTCGTGCGGCTGATCACCAACAATCCCGACAAGCAGGCGCAGCTTGCGCATGCCGGAATCCGGATCGCCGAACGCCTTCCCACCGCCGTTCACGTCAACAGCCACAATCTCAAGTACCTGCGCGCCAAGGCACGGCTGCGCCAGCACGCATTCGCCCTGGAAGGAGAGGACCTCACATCATGA
- a CDS encoding sulfatase-like hydrolase/transferase, with amino-acid sequence MSRSTPRNILFVMFDQLRFDYLSCAGHPFLETPHIDALAARGVRFSRAYVQSPICGASRMSFYTGRYVQSHGAAWNNYPLKAGEMTLGDHLRARGMDAVLIGKTHMKVDDAGLDRLGISRAGIIGARIAECGFDARVRDDGLWAEGADGPYDAKPSPYNAYLREKGYDGCNPWHDHANSAIRGDGGTGDVETGWLMRNARKPANIREEDSETPWLTEQAIAFLEERRAARTAVPWLCHLSYIKPHWPYIVPPPYHALYGVDDVVAAVRAEAERVDPNPVHAAFMQSHASRGFARDEVRNAVIPAYMGLIKQCDDQIGRLMSYLEDSGRLKDTIVVLTSDHGDYLGDHWLGEKDLFHDPSVKVPMVVYDPSPEADVTRGTTCDALVEAIDLAATFVDVAGGDVPGHILEGRSLRPFLHGEVPTDWRDFAVSEYDYSCTPMAEALGLAPGDARLFMVVDRRWKLIHAEGSLPPMLFDLENDPDELVDLGRDPGHSGMVRDMRDKLGNWARRESQRTTVSDAQILARRAGAGGRTGVLIGAYDEDDVTAQDLEPYTGRITRTMQKTSDER; translated from the coding sequence GTGTCGCGCAGCACCCCCCGCAACATCCTGTTTGTCATGTTCGACCAGCTGCGGTTCGACTATCTGTCCTGTGCCGGTCACCCTTTCCTCGAGACACCGCACATCGATGCGCTCGCCGCCCGCGGTGTTCGCTTTTCCCGCGCCTATGTCCAGTCGCCGATCTGCGGTGCATCGCGGATGAGCTTCTACACAGGCCGCTATGTCCAATCGCATGGCGCGGCCTGGAACAATTATCCGCTGAAGGCCGGGGAGATGACGCTTGGCGATCATCTGCGCGCCCGGGGCATGGATGCAGTGCTGATCGGCAAGACACACATGAAGGTGGATGATGCCGGGCTCGACCGGCTCGGGATCTCGCGCGCAGGCATCATCGGGGCGCGGATCGCAGAATGCGGGTTCGATGCGCGCGTGCGCGATGACGGATTGTGGGCCGAAGGCGCCGACGGTCCCTATGACGCCAAGCCGTCTCCCTACAACGCCTATCTTCGGGAGAAGGGCTACGACGGCTGCAATCCCTGGCACGATCATGCGAATTCGGCCATCCGCGGAGATGGCGGAACGGGAGATGTCGAAACAGGCTGGCTCATGCGCAATGCCCGCAAGCCGGCGAACATTCGCGAAGAGGATTCCGAAACGCCGTGGCTGACCGAGCAGGCGATTGCGTTTCTGGAGGAACGGCGCGCTGCCCGCACAGCCGTTCCCTGGCTGTGTCATCTCTCCTATATCAAGCCGCATTGGCCCTACATTGTGCCGCCACCCTATCACGCCCTCTATGGTGTCGATGATGTGGTCGCCGCTGTGCGTGCCGAGGCCGAGCGCGTGGACCCGAACCCGGTGCATGCGGCCTTCATGCAGTCGCATGCCTCGCGCGGTTTCGCGCGTGACGAGGTCCGCAACGCGGTGATCCCCGCCTATATGGGGCTCATCAAGCAATGCGACGATCAGATCGGCCGGCTGATGAGCTATCTTGAGGACAGTGGACGCCTGAAGGACACGATCGTCGTGCTCACCTCCGATCATGGCGATTATCTGGGCGATCACTGGCTGGGCGAGAAGGATCTCTTTCACGATCCCTCGGTGAAGGTGCCGATGGTCGTCTACGATCCTTCTCCTGAGGCGGACGTCACGCGTGGCACCACCTGCGATGCACTGGTCGAGGCCATCGATCTTGCCGCCACCTTCGTCGATGTCGCCGGCGGCGACGTTCCCGGTCACATCCTGGAGGGTCGGTCGCTGCGGCCGTTCCTCCATGGCGAGGTGCCCACCGACTGGCGTGATTTCGCCGTGAGCGAATACGACTATTCCTGCACGCCCATGGCCGAAGCGCTGGGCTTGGCGCCGGGGGATGCGCGGCTGTTTATGGTGGTGGATCGTCGCTGGAAGCTGATCCACGCGGAAGGCAGCCTGCCGCCGATGCTGTTCGACCTCGAGAACGATCCCGACGAACTCGTCGACCTGGGCCGCGATCCAGGCCATTCGGGAATGGTCCGCGACATGCGTGACAAGTTGGGGAACTGGGCGCGGCGGGAAAGTCAGCGCACCACCGTTTCCGATGCGCAGATCCTGGCCCGGCGCGCCGGCGCAGGTGGCCGAACGGGCGTCTTGATCGGTGCCTATGACGAAGACGACGTCACGGCGCAAGACCTTGAGCCCTACACTGGCCGCATCACCCGGACGATGCAGAAAACATCGGACGAGCGCTGA
- a CDS encoding TRAP transporter small permease yields the protein MRQTVEMALTAVAGWFAIVGGSMLVAITAMTVVSITGRELNWLGLAPVPGDYELVEAGTAFAIFAFLPWCQMKRGHVTVDLFMARFGPRVNAAVDVVSNILMTAVATLIAWRLWLGMLDKKAYHETTFILQFPLWWAYAAAMTGAVFFAVVCLYTIWRSLAETLASDDQSSQHQES from the coding sequence GTGCGGCAGACAGTTGAAATGGCGCTGACCGCCGTCGCCGGCTGGTTCGCAATCGTCGGCGGTTCGATGCTCGTCGCCATCACGGCAATGACGGTTGTTTCCATCACCGGACGCGAGCTGAACTGGCTGGGGCTTGCCCCCGTTCCCGGCGACTATGAACTCGTCGAGGCGGGGACGGCCTTCGCGATCTTCGCCTTTTTGCCCTGGTGCCAGATGAAACGCGGGCACGTGACCGTCGATCTTTTCATGGCGCGTTTCGGACCGCGTGTGAACGCCGCCGTCGATGTGGTTTCCAACATCCTGATGACGGCCGTCGCGACCCTGATCGCTTGGCGGCTGTGGCTCGGTATGCTCGACAAGAAGGCCTATCATGAAACGACCTTCATCCTGCAGTTTCCACTGTGGTGGGCCTATGCGGCAGCAATGACAGGCGCCGTTTTTTTTGCCGTCGTCTGCCTCTATACCATCTGGCGCAGTCTCGCGGAGACCCTGGCGTCGGACGATCAATCTTCCCAGCATCAGGAGTCGTAG